In one Epinephelus moara isolate mb chromosome 6, YSFRI_EMoa_1.0, whole genome shotgun sequence genomic region, the following are encoded:
- the cd79a gene encoding B-cell antigen receptor complex-associated protein alpha chain, protein MGTLTNFLLFSFVVGTAQSMVTLGLDNPYVRVEVHHRVVLKCCYTSTGQVGHTWIQRTPKAVKNVTDSHHVAIKNRTTTDQCGYITFERVQLEDSGLYQCVLGKGGILSHGTYLQVFKYLEKTINIEESTKNKILMAEGVLLLLCVLVPSCTLLFKSKSLNQLEKKKAKKEEENIYQGLNLDECWSTYDQIERSQAHGPYQDVGNVKEEEEQIQLEKP, encoded by the exons ATGGGCACACTTACAAACTTTCTCCTCTTCAGCTTTGTCG TGGGTACTGCTCAGAGTATGGTGACTTTAGGGCTGGACAATCCATACGTGAGGGTGGAGGTTCATCACCGAGTTGTGCTGAAGTGCTGTTATACTTCAACGGGTCAAGTGGGACACACTTGGATCCAACGCACTCCCAAGGCTGTCAAAAATGTGACTGATTCACACCATGTGGCTATCAAAAACCGAACCACTACCGATCAATGTGGCTACATAACCTTTGAGCGAGTCCAGCTGGAAGACTCTGGGCTGTACCAGTGTGTTCTGGGGAAGGGTGGTATCCTATCCCATGGCACCTACCTGCAGGTCTTCA agtacctggagaagACAATAAACATAGAGGAGAGCACCAAAAACAAGATCCTGATGGCTGAGGGAGTCTTACTACTCCTCTGTGTGCTTGTGCCGTCTTGCACCCTTCTCTTCAAG TCAAAGAGCCTGAACCAACTGGAGAAGAAGAAAGCGAAGAAGGAAGAGGAAAACATATACCAG GGGCTGAATCTGGATGAGTGTTGGTCCACATATGATCAGATCGAGCGGTCCCAGGCACATGGCCCGTACCAGGATGTGGGCAACGttaaggaggaagaggagcaaaTCCAGCTGGAGAAACCCTGA